The following proteins are encoded in a genomic region of Oryctolagus cuniculus chromosome 6, mOryCun1.1, whole genome shotgun sequence:
- the PTTG1 gene encoding securin isoform X2, with product MATLIFVDKENGEPGTLVAPKDGLKLGSGPSKALEGRAQVSAPLVGKRFDGPPALPKAARKALGTVNRAIEKSVKTNGPLKQKQSSAAKKITEKNVKAKNPVPASDDTYPEIEKFFPFNPLDFESFDLPEEHQVAHLPLNGVPLMIIDEQRELEKLLQLGPPTPVKMASTPWEAGPLPSPSSILSALDVDLPPVCYDMDI from the exons ATGGCTACTCTGATCTTTGTTGATAAGGAAAACGGAGAACCTGGCACCCTCGTGGCTCCTAAGGATGGGCTgaagctggggtctgggcctt CGAAAGCCTTAGAGGGGAGAGCGCAGGTTTCAGCGCCGCTTGTTGGCAAAAGGTTTGATGGTCCACCAGCCTTACCGAAAGCTGCCAGAAAGGCCTTGGGAACTGTCAACAGAGCTATAGAAAAGTCCGTGAAGACGAATGGACCCCTCAAACAAAAACAGTCCAGCGCTGCCAAAAAG ATAACTGAGAAGAATGTTAAAGCAAAAAACCCTGTTCCTGCCTCAGATGACACCTatccagaaatagaaaaattttttccCTTCAATCCTCTAG ATTTTGAGAGCTTTGACCTGCCTGAAGAGCACCAGGTCGCACACCTGCCCTTGAACGGAGTGCCTCTCATGATCATCGATGAGCAGAGAGAGCTTGAGAAGCTGTTGCAGCTGGGCCCCCCTACGCCGGTGAAGATGGCTTCTACTCCATGGGAGGCTG GTCCGTTGCCATCTCCTTCAAGCATCCTGTCGGCCCTGGATGTTGACCTGCCACCTGTGTGTTACGATATGGATATTTGA
- the PTTG1 gene encoding securin isoform X1, producing MATLIFVDKENGEPGTLVAPKDGLKLGSGPSAKALEGRAQVSAPLVGKRFDGPPALPKAARKALGTVNRAIEKSVKTNGPLKQKQSSAAKKITEKNVKAKNPVPASDDTYPEIEKFFPFNPLDFESFDLPEEHQVAHLPLNGVPLMIIDEQRELEKLLQLGPPTPVKMASTPWEAGPLPSPSSILSALDVDLPPVCYDMDI from the exons ATGGCTACTCTGATCTTTGTTGATAAGGAAAACGGAGAACCTGGCACCCTCGTGGCTCCTAAGGATGGGCTgaagctggggtctgggcctt CAGCGAAAGCCTTAGAGGGGAGAGCGCAGGTTTCAGCGCCGCTTGTTGGCAAAAGGTTTGATGGTCCACCAGCCTTACCGAAAGCTGCCAGAAAGGCCTTGGGAACTGTCAACAGAGCTATAGAAAAGTCCGTGAAGACGAATGGACCCCTCAAACAAAAACAGTCCAGCGCTGCCAAAAAG ATAACTGAGAAGAATGTTAAAGCAAAAAACCCTGTTCCTGCCTCAGATGACACCTatccagaaatagaaaaattttttccCTTCAATCCTCTAG ATTTTGAGAGCTTTGACCTGCCTGAAGAGCACCAGGTCGCACACCTGCCCTTGAACGGAGTGCCTCTCATGATCATCGATGAGCAGAGAGAGCTTGAGAAGCTGTTGCAGCTGGGCCCCCCTACGCCGGTGAAGATGGCTTCTACTCCATGGGAGGCTG GTCCGTTGCCATCTCCTTCAAGCATCCTGTCGGCCCTGGATGTTGACCTGCCACCTGTGTGTTACGATATGGATATTTGA